The following are encoded in a window of Haliotis asinina isolate JCU_RB_2024 chromosome 14, JCU_Hal_asi_v2, whole genome shotgun sequence genomic DNA:
- the LOC137260915 gene encoding pyruvate dehydrogenase protein X component, mitochondrial-like, with protein MASAILRFGNLCRVVNTFKCISYRQLPHLLRHQIHLQTVNYDAMKILMPALSPTMSEGTIVKWLKKEGEKLSPGDILCDIQTDKAVVSMENEEDGILAKIVVPDNTADVKIGTLIAVIVEEGDDWQNVEIPAHTDPDTGPPAPAAAAPAPSTPSPSPPPAAPATPAAVEVSSKDLHAAGVGPSVRKLAEEYGISPANITGTGPHSWVTKGDVLNYIKSKNLSKRQLLATSEPVSSAAPPSAAPTPPEALPPMEGEPYTDIPNTNMRKTIAKRLTESKTTIPHSYASIDMNIGPVSRLRKQLADEGVKVSINDFIIKAASIALQRVPRVNSIWQNDGAQLLSSVDISVAVATDNGLITPIVQNASALGVDEISSTVRDLAGRAREGKLKLHEFQGGSFSISNLGMFGISEFSAVINPPQSAIMAVGTSRVTLGDDGRPQTRMTVTLSYDSRVLDETEASQFLEVYSEVMENPSFMITGSKLSGKVRASF; from the exons ATGGCGTCTGCCATTCTGAGGTTTGGCAACCTTTGTAGGGTTGTCAACACCTTCAAATGTATATCTTACCGTCAGCTACCGCATCTGTTGCGACACCAGATCCACCTCCAAACAGTAAATTATG ATGCAATGAAAATCTTGATGCCAGCACTGTCTCCAACTATGTCAGAGGGCACAATCGTAAAATGGTTAAAGAAAGAAG GTGAAAAGCTGAGTCCAGGGGACATCTTGTGTGATATCCAGACAGACAAGGCTGTGGTTAGCATGGAGAATGAGGAAGATGGCATCCTGGCCAAAATTGTG GTTCCAGACAACACTGCTGATGTGAAGATCGGGACACTGATTGCCGTGATAGTGGAAGAGGGGGATGACTGGCAGAACGTGGAGATTCCTGCCCACACTGACCCAGACACAGGTCCACCCGCTCCAGCTGCCGCTGCTCCGGCCCCCAGTACACCAAGCCCTTCTCCTCCACCTGCTGCACCAGCAACACCAGCAGCAGTGGAGGTGTCTAGCAAGGA CCTCCATGCTGCTGGGGTGGGTCCGTCTGTGAGGAAACTGGCGGAGGAGTATGGAATCAGCCCAGCCAACATCACTGGCACTGGCCCACACAGCTGGGTCACCAAGGG TGATGTTTTGAACTACATTAAGTCCAAGAACCTCTCAAAGAGGCAACTACTGGCAACCTCCGAACCAGTGTCATCAGCTGCCCCACCCTCTGCAGCCCCCACCCCACCCGAGGCCCTGCCCCCCATGGAGGGTGAGCCTTACACAGACATCCCCAACACTAATATGAGGAAAACTATTGCCAAGAGACTCACAGAATCTAAG ACAACAATCCCCCATTCCTATGCATCGATAGACATGAACATAGGGCCTGTGTCACGACTCAGGAAACAACTTGCAG ACGAAGGTGTTAAAGTTTCGATAAATGATTTTATCATCAAGGCAGCTAGTATTGCTCTGCAG CGTGTTCCCAGAGTGAACTCTATATGGCAGAATGACGGTGCTCAACTTCTTTCTAGTGTAGATATATCTGTTGCCGTGGCAACAGATAATGGACTAATCACTCCAATTGTTCAAAATGCATCAGCTCTAGGAGTAGATGAAATATCATCTACAGTCAGG GATTTAGCAGGTCGCGCTCGAGAAGGGAAGCTCAAATTACATGAATTCCAGGGTGGAAGCTTCAG CATCTCCAATCTTGGTATGTTTGGAATCAGCGAGTTTTCGGCTGTCATTAACCCTCCCCAGTCTGCAATCATGGCAGTAGGAACATCTCGCGTCACTCTAGGTGATGATGGGCGACCACAGACACGCATGACAGTGACCTTATCATATGACTCTCGCGTGTTGGATGAAACTGAGGCATCACAGTTTCTGGAAGTGTACAGTGAGGTGATGGAGAACCCAAGCTTCATGATCACAGGGTCTAAATTATCTGGCAAAGTCCGAGCAAGTTTTTGA